The Rhizoctonia solani chromosome 14, complete sequence genome has a segment encoding these proteins:
- a CDS encoding P-loop containing nucleoside triphosphate hydrolase protein, producing MAPVGLAILGAAYIPALALYGPDQFSLKAVYSRSKSSSSSLSEIVKERIGTSPEIYSEDGASQGGLDALLARPDIDAVIVVLPLTQQPEIVLKALAAGKNVLSEKPVAKDVKTGLDLIEKWEKEYKPKGLIWRVAENFEVEPGVVEAGKRIQAGAVGKVRFFNFSFIFSVNKDNKYYQTSWRTVPDYQGGFLLDAGVHTNAALRRAVLQAAPTSDGHPPHGIMEMSCAASPGFSRYVLTVAGTEGNLTLEKPSHFALADKITGPDGSKTEEFDKISSGVHEELGSFFRALSGQDDGNGEPRGALLDVALIQAFLTSEGNAIELKKLLSTGDIARIEANVTGTLGKRGTKQLKKQTQTLGDLDAGTPVEGVVYKVSDTRIVISVEAESQDIELPERCRVVKLANSITFDRMDRAIDSLERLATQQVSDGPTSATQTLPLAQSLLAMKPLQPYIPISEGLAFMDDNLNDSQKEAVKFALDSPEIALIHGPPGTGKTQTLVEIIRQLVQQGKRVLVCGASNLAVDNLLERLVPHRIPLSRIGHPARVLGNLHSETLDAQAARSDQAALAADAKSELENAMASLAGKGKARLRGLERKKMWEEVKELRKEYRKREKVIVQSVLSEAKIILATCHSSGGRQLANMRFDVVCIDEACQALEAVCWISILKGSKLILAGDPLQLPPTIISLNSSSLKSSSTNPASSTTKNLKLGKSSNSAAKLKATPPNPTKEAQSVEEATGVDSPANSGDEKDSAVIPPIHSVNSRKPRLVPPKSLEVTLFQRLEQMHGSSIKRMLTTQYRMHQKIASFPSETLYGSALMSHESVASHLLRDLPGVSADQGLAEVTSEPVVFFDTAGCEFYERVDGEGDRDEGSRSNENEATLVKNGWKNWTAPRTDSDHYAAQVTLLVSMLRPTYLELEIGTVDGMQGREKDAVILSLVRSNDKREVGFLKEKRRLNVAMTRPRRHLCVVGDSSTVEKGGAYLKKWMTWLENNADCVYDIVTSDIRNVLAFACAQGQLAWPVQLDYSHNSLAPTKTRYLHENGLGQGTTAASQVLGLAHKLAENGLKRHVRGPAVREVSGGKIFYAGSLVAEFPVNVLCQKFPIAKFLGTAVVLWGITLGNLSWVTGHETPLTCLDFSTDGGMQVLCALMVVRYLLGTFEAAVQPSFLLMTSMWYRRAEQGEYVSYWYAMNGLQMVGGLMSYGVSHINNPNIKSWQVLFMMLGIVTVLWGIFIWLYLPDSPMRAKCYNDEDKTLMVERVRANQTGLQNKIFKREQAIEAFTDIQVWFYVLMQILNTLPTSGIGAFGNLIIKDGFGFDVLQTSLLSLVQGTVHILIVTFVAYIARRTQQTLYIMMAICVPMVATTSVLMTVPNGRSTRVGLLIAFYGTFWFNGVAVLLLSLITRNIAGQTKKSIVLTMSLIAWAAGNMIGPQVFQTKDAPRYRVGFTVHLAFYVAQIVVFFALRLILARRNKSKNEVSKQKGRAEGEVNLDNAFDDMTDMENPEFRQILGEPISYKLLGFLAIYRDNQQMGWWGDFAGPKQKGVISYSISPYKQRAFAGALHGYLFNGYARLAAQLPFFAIPFAGAYGVYVWANKRDAFLNSKAGHGHGDH from the exons ATGGCTCCAGTCGGTCTCGCAATCCTCGGCGCAG CATACATCCCCGCACTAGCGTTGTATGGACCCGACCAATTTTCCCTCAAGGCTGTGTACTCTCGCTCTAAatcttcgtcttcttccCTCTCAGAGATAGTGAAAGAACGTATAGGCACATCGCCCGAGATATACTCCGAAGATGGCGCGAGCCAAGGCGGTCTAGATGCGTTACTTGCCCGACCCGACATTGATGCGGTGATCGTCGTGCTGCCGTTGACTCAGCAGCCGGAAATCGTTCTAAAGGCTTTGGCAGCAGGAAAGAACGTGCTGAGCGAGAAGCCAGTTGCCAAAGATGTCAAGACTGGGCTCGATTTGATTGAAAAGTGGGAGAAAGAGTATAAACCCAAGGGCTTGATCTGGCGCGTCGCTGAGAACTTCGAGG TTGAACCTGGAGTAGTCGAGGCTGGTAAGAGAATCCAGGCAGGGGCCGTCGGCAAAGTTCGATTCTTCAATTTCTCTTTCATATTTTCGGTCAATAAGGATAACAAGTATTATCAAACTTCGTGGAGGACAGTTCCCGAT TATCAAGGAGGGTTCTTGCTCGATGCCGGGGTACACACAAACGCTGCTCTCAGACGG GCTGTGCTCCAAGCAGCGCCGACATCCGACGGACATCCTCCCCATGGTATCATGGAAATGTCTTGCGCCGCTAGCCCGGGATTCTCCCGCTATGTCTTGACCGTTGCCGGAACTGAAGGAAACTTGACTCTCGA AAAGCCCTCGCATTTCGCACTGGCAGACAAGATTACCGGACCTGACGGGAGCAAGACTGAAGAATTCGATAAGATTAGCTCAGGTGTCCACGAGGAGCTTGGTAGTTTCTTCCGTGCACTTTCAGGCCAGGATGATGGAAACGGTGAACCTCG GGGTGCACTGCTCGACGTTGCATTGATCCAG GCTTTCTTGACGAGCGAGGGTAACGCGATAGAGCTCAAGAAGCTTTTGTCGACAG GCGACATTGCTCGAATCGAAGCGAATGTGACTGGTACCTTGGGGAAACGTGGTACGAAACAATTGAAAAAGCAAACCCAAACTTTGGGCGATTTGGATGCTGGTACTCCTGTCGAGGGTGTGGTATACAAG GTTTCGGATACGCGTATTGTTATATCGGTTGAGGCCGAGTCACAAGATATAGAATTGCCTGAGAGATGTAGAGT GGTTAAACTAGCCAATAGTATAACTTTCGATAG GATGGATCGCGCAATTGACTCGCTAGAACGTCTTGCAACACAACAGGTCTCCGACGGCCCCACCTCGGCAACTCAAACCCTACCGCTTGCCCAGTCTCTACTCGCCATGAAACCGTTGCAACCTTACATACCAATATCGGAGGGCCTAGCCTTCATGGATGATAATCTAAATGACAGCCAAAAGGAAGCAGTCAAGTTCGCGCTCGACTCTCCTGAAATTGCATTG ATACATGGCCCACCTGGA ACCGGGAAAACGCAAACATTGGTGGAAATTATCCGACAATTAGTTCAGCAAGGGAAGCGCGTACTTGTATGCGGCGCTAGTAATCTCGCAGTTG ATAATCTGTTGGAGCGATTAGTCCCTCACCGGATACCACTATCACGTATCGGACATCCTGCACGAGTGCTAGGCAATTTACATTCGGAGACGCTTGACGCACAGGCGGCACGATCAGACCAGGCCGCTCTCGCCGCTGATGCCAAGTCTGAACTCGAGAATGCAATGGCTTCATTGGCTGGTAAGGGTAAAGCACGGCTTCGTGGTCTTGAACGGAAAAAGATGTGGGAAGAGGTCAAAGAACTTAGGAAAGA ATATCGAAAGCGGGAAAAGGTCATTGTACAAAGTGTTTTAAGCGAAGCCAAG ATTATTCTTGCGACCTGTCATTCATCTGGAGGCCGACAACTTGCAAATATGCGTTTTGACGTTGTTTGTATTGATGAGGCGTGCCAGGCATTGGAGGCA GTCTGTTGGATATCAATACTCAAAGGGTCGAAGCTTATCCTGGCTGGTGATCCACTTCAACTCCCACCTACAATCATTTCCCTGAATAGCTCTTCGCTCAAAAGTTCCAGCACAAACCCAGCCAGCTCTACAACCAAAAACCTCAAGCTGGGAAAATCGTCCAACAGCGCTGCCAAGTTGAAGGCCACGCCACCTAATCCAACTAAAGAAGCTCAATCTGTAGAGGAAGCAACTGGCGTGGACTCTCCGGCAAATAGCGGCGATGAAAAGGATTCCGCTGTGATCCCTCCAATTCATTCCGTCAATTCGAGAAAGCCTCGGCTCGTTCCACCCAAATCGCTTGAGGTCACACTATTTCAACGTTTGGAGCAGATGCACGGCTCTTCCATCAAGAGAATGCTAACCACCCAATATAG GATGCACCAGAAGATTGCCAGTTTCCCGTCCGAGACTTTGTATGGCTCCGCTTTGATGTCACACGAATCAGTCGCGTCCCACTTACTACGCGATTTGCCGGGAGTATCTGCTGATCAAGGATTGGCAGAAGTAACCTCGGAACCGGTAGTCTTCTTCGATACCGCGGGGTGCGAATTCTACGAAAGGGTAGACGGTGAAGGGGATAGAGACGAGGGAAGTAGATCCAACGAGAACGAGGCGACCTTAGTGAAAAATGGGTGGAAGAACTG GACTGCCCCCCGCACAGATAGCGATCATTACGCC GCTCAAGTCACCCTTCTTGTATCCATGCTCCGCCCAACGTATCTGGAGCTAGAGATCGGTACTGTTGACGGAATGCAAGGGCGAGAGAAGGATGCGGTCATCCTGAGCCTAGTTAGGAGCAATGATAAG CGTGAAGTCGGTTTCCTGAAGGAAAAGCGAAGACTGAATG TCGCCATGACACGTCCAAGAAGGCATCTT TGCGTTGTTGGGGACTCTTCGACCGTAGAAAAGGGGGGTGCTTACTTGAAGAAGTGGATGACCTGGCTTGAAAACAACGCTGAT TGTGTGTACGATATCGTCACCTCTGATATAAGAAATGTTTTGGCCTTTGCATGCGCCCAAGGGCAGCTGGCTTGGCCCGTTCAATTAGATTATTCGC ATAATTCCCTCGCGCCTACCAAGACTCGGTATTTGCACGAGAATGGACTGGGCCAAGGCACAACCGCCG CTTCTCAAGTTCTTGGCCTGGCTCACAAGCTCGCGGAGAATGGCCTAAAAAGGCATGTACGCGGCCCGGCGGTCCGAGAAGTCTCCGGTGGCAAG ATCTTCTATGCTGGTTCGCTAGTCGCCGAATTCCCTGTCAATGTTTTGTGCCAGAAATTC CCCATTGCAAAGT TCCTGGGGACAGCCGTCGTATTATGGGGCATCACTCTAGGTAATTTGAGCTGGGTGACAGGCCACGAGACACCACTGACGTGCCTGGATTTTAGCACTGACGGCGGTATGCAAGTCCTTTGCGCTTTGATGGTCGTGCGTTATCTGTTGGGCACATTCGAAGCGGCGGTCCAGCCATCGTTCTTGCTCATGACGTCGATGTGGTATCGTCGTGCTGAACAAGGAGAGTATGTCTCGTACTG GTATGCGATGAACGGTCTACAGATGGTTGGAGGATTGATGTCCTATGGCGTTTCGCACATCAATAACCCGAATATCAAGTCCTGGCAAGTTTTATTCATGATG CTGGGTATTGTAACCGTCCTTTGGGGAATCTTTATTTGGCTCTATCTTCCTGACTCACCCATGAGAGCCAAG TGCTACAATGACGAAGACAAGACATTGATGGTTGAGCGTGTTCGCGCGAATCAAACCGGTCTTCAAAACAAGATTTTCAAGAGGGAACAGGCCATTGAGGCTTTCACTGACATTCAAGTCTG GTTCTATGTGCTCATGCAGATCCT TAACACTCTTCCCACATCTGGAATTGGTGCTTTCGGGAATCTCATTATTAAGGACGGCTTTGGATTCGATGTGCTCCAGACTAGCTTGCTCTCTCTCGTTCAGGGCACAGTCCATATACTCATCGTTACGTTTGTTGCCTATATTGCGCGCAGGACGCAGCAAACCCTCTATATCATGATGGC CATCTGCGTTCCTATGGTAGCTACTACCAGTGTGCTCATGACCGTCCCGAACGGGCGATCAACTCGCGTTGGTCTCTTGATCGCTTTTTATGGCACGTTTTGGTTCAA CGGCGTCGCGGTTCTATTATTGTCCCTTATCACCCGTAATATCGCTGGCCAGACCAAAAAATCTATCGTTCTCACCATGTCCCTTATTGCGTGGGCCGCCGGCAAT ATGATCGGACCCCAGGTGTTCCAGACCAAGGATGCTCCCCGGTACCGGGTTGGATTTACCGTCCACTTGGCGTTCTACGTTGCACAGATCGTTGTGTTTTTCGCTTTGCGCTTGATCCTCGCAAGGCGCAACAAGTCCAAAAATGAGGTTTCCAAGCAGAAGGGTCGCGCAGAGGGAGAGGTCAACTTGGATAATGCGTTTGATG ATATGACGGACATGGAGAACCCCGAGTTCAG GCAAATCCTGGGTGAGCCAATCTCCTACAAGCTATTAGGGTTTCTCGCAATTTACAGAGACAATCAACAGATGGGATGGTGGGGCGACTTCGCAGGCCCTAAGCAAAAGGGTGTGATCTCATACA GTATTTCCCCTTACAAACAACGTGCATTCGCCGGGGCTCTTCATGGGTATCTCTTCAATGGTTACGCCCGACTCGCTGCACAATTACCTTTCTTTGCCATTCCTTTCGCTGGAG CGTATGGCGTATACGTTTGGGCCAACAAGAGAGATGCGTTCTTGAACAGCAAAGCAGGTCACGGGCATGGCGACCACTAG
- a CDS encoding carbohydrate esterase family 10 protein codes for MMLGNRNALLKTSESNTNERPFIISALTTLFVAALSTNTVAASPTHTTTNTIINLGHASYRGLLNETVPNVISWLGIPYAQPPRRFRAPLPLDETPRAHNITDAQQFPPFCIQGYSSWLGPNDTGGAGSENCLYVNVYAPKGITNTSSLPVVAYIHGGGYFAGNPRSWPFDNWVQRSPTPFVAVSIYYRLSIFGFLSAPEELGKGVYEGKDPELLLNAGIHDQRLALQFIQRHIRSFGGDPDRVTIMGQSAGAGGVGLHLTTRSANQAERLFRRAVVQSWYRSSFALPAARKEQWEAVTNSVGCSSNSSNVAHTLECLRKVDPVQLMQASDNGRKQHSESLWSWLPVIDGTLFEGNPGSILRAVPGVDVIVGHTTADSASGGTPFEAVVNATYPGLTSTDLETLRAMYIKAGITEESMASFGLGEAVFRCGTHFLANLYGPRAHTYRWDEPDPANPVSAGHSSDNYILYEGARRLRAEHCKAGCTRSNGTTEFHALTPAQRGLSDEAVAYFTSFYATADPKVANTPATTHPMWPAHPSGKRIVFRAEGGGTGKIQGKPGGSFIENLDTGEVERL; via the exons ATGATGCTGGGCAATCGCAATGCTCTGCTGAAAACCTCGGAATCTAACACAAATGAACGCCCTTTCATTATATCTGCTCTGACTACACTTTTTGTTGCCGCACTTAGTACCAATACTGTGGCTGCCTCTCCAACCCACACTACCACGAATACAATCATCAACTTGGGGCATGCTTCATATAGGGGTTTGCTCAACGAAACCGTCCCAAACGTTATTTCATGGCTAGGCATTCCATATGCTCAACCACCGCGTCGGTTCAGGGCTCCGCTGCCCTTGGACGAGACCCCCAGAGCGCATAACATAACAGATGCTCAGCAATTTCCTCCATTCTGTATTCAAGGATACTCCTCTTGGCTTGGTC CCAACGATACTGGGGGAGCCGGCTCCGAAAATTGCCTATACGTCAATGTGTATGCGCCCAAAGGCATTACAAATACTAGTTCTTTGCCCGTAGTTGCTTACATCCACGGTGGGGGATATTT CGCTGGAAACCCTCGTAGTTG GCCATTCGATAACTGGGTCCAGCGATCCCCAACTCCATTTGTCGCAGTATCGATCTACTACAGGCTTTCAATATTTGGCTTCCTCTCAGCGCCAGAGGAGCTAGGGAAAGGTGTATATGAAGGGAAAG ACCCAGAACTTCTTCTCAATGCAGGCATTCACGATCAGCGGCTAGCTCTCCAATTTATTCAGCGGCATATTCGTTCATTCGGCGGAGACCCGGATAGAGTGACGATTATGGGTCAGAGTGCGGGTGCTGGTGGCGTTGGATTGCACCTAACTA CTCGAAGTGCTAATCAGGCTGAACGTCTATTTCGTCGTGCTGTTGTACAAAGTTGGTACCGCTCGTCCTTTGCACTTCCAGCAGCTCGCAAG GAACAATGGGAGGCAGTGACGAATTCTGTTGGCTGCTCATCCAACTCGTCAAATGTTGCGCATACACTCGAATGTCTTCGGAAAGTTGACCCCGTGCAGCTCATGCAGGCTTCGGACAATGGGAGAAAACA ACACAGTGAATCTCTATGGTCGTGGCTTCCGGTGATCGATGGTACTCTGTTCGAGGGCAACCCTGGGAGCATTCTCCGTGCAGTTCCCGGTGTAGACGTTATAGTTGG ACACACAACTGCCGATTCCGCCTCCGGCGGTACTCCATTCGAGGCTGTAGTTAATGCTACCTATCCCGGGTTAACATCCACCGATTTGGAGACTCTCAGGGCCATGTACATTAAAGCAGGAATTACCGAAGAGAGCATGGCTTCCTTCGGACTAGGAGAGGCTGTGTTCCGTTGTGGA ACACATTTCCTAGCAAACTTGTACGGGCCTCGGGCGCACACATATAGGTGGGACGAGCCTGATCCTGCCAATCCTGTATCGGCCGGACATTCATCAGATAACTACATCTTATATGAAGGAGCAAGGCGA CTCCGTGCAGAACACTGTAAGGCGGGGTGCACCCG ATCGAATGGAACCACCGAATTCCACGCACTCACCCCGGCACAGCGAGGACTTTCCGACGAAGCCGTGGCCTACTTTACTTCATTCTATGCGACGGCTGATCCAAAGGTTGCTAATACTCCGGCCACCACCCATCCAATGTGGCCAGCACATCCATCCGGTAAGCGAATTGTATTCCGGGCCGAGGGTGGCGGAACGGGGAAAATCCAGGGCAAACCAGGGGGAAGTTTTATTGAGAACTTAGACACCGGGGAGGTTGAACGCT TGTAG
- a CDS encoding carbohydrate esterase family 10 protein: MTAAGREFPLAKGSPAVESTPRDPPASYSIGFLLGAIALGTASYVAKSHFSSIADSLSTRSPTLVPSFSPSNTIVDLGYASYRGLLNDTVPDVVSWLGVPYGLPPRRFRAAQPLDETPQKHNITDLFEYPQPCVQGWAPEAGLDGRGGAGSEDCLKINIHAPKSANSSSSLPVLVYIHGGGYYYGNPRNWPFDNWVQRSSTPFVAVSIYYRLSVLGFLAAPESPDKGVHAGDDPELLLNAGIHDQRLALRFIQRHIRSFGGDPERVTIMGQSAGAGSVGLHLVARNENPDEKLFHRAILQSWYRPPLYKPLDRKATWNFVTKYVGCSHWTWSILRTLQCLRDVDHVKLSQAADEGMFKYRKYTDWMWQPLLDNRLFNDFPHRLLDQAPRDIDVIVGLELNLNKENEPFTDTASKIYNTR, encoded by the exons ATGACTGCGGCTGGTCGTGAGTTTCCTCTTGCCAAAGGCTCCCCCGCCGTCGAAAGTACTCCAAGAGATCCTCCTGCATCGTACTCTATCGGATTTCTATTAGGTGCAATTGCTCTCGGCACCGCTTCATATGTCGCGAAAAGTCATTTTAGCTCAATAGCCGACTCCTTGTCTACTCGTTCTCCCACTCTTGTACCCTCCTTTTCGCCATCGAACACTATAGTTGATTTAGGATACGCATCATACCGAGGTCTACTCAACGATACTGTTCCTGATGTGGTCTCTTGGCTGGGGGTTCCCTATGGCCTGCCACCTCGACGTTTCCGTGCCGCTCAACCACTTGACGAAACTCCACAAAAACACAATATAACAGATCTATTTGAATATCCTCAACCCTGCGTACAAGGGTGGGCGCCTGAAGCTGGCT TGGACGGCCGTGGGGGCGCGGGTTCTGAGGATTGCTTGAAGATAAACATACACGCCCCAAAATCTGCAAATAGTTCCAGTTCTCTCCCGGTATTAGTCTACATTCACGGCGGGGGATATTA CTACGGAAATCCTCGCAATTG GCCTTTTGACAACTGGGTTCAACGTTCTTCGACTCCCTTTGTGGCTGTGAGCATTTATTATCGTCTTTCGGTGCTTGGATTTCTTGCGGCACCGGAATCCCCGGATAAAGGAGTACACGCAGGAGACG ACCCGGAACTTCTTCTTAATGCTGGAATTCATGATCAGCGGCTGGCGTTACGTTTCATACAACGGCATATTCGCTCCTTTGGTGGTGATCCCGAAAGAGTTACCATTATGGGCCAAAGTGCAGGAGCTGGTAGCGTTGGACTTCACCTTGTAG CTCGCAACGAGAACCCGGACGAAAAGCTTTTCCATCGGGCAATTTTACAGAGTTGGTATCGCCCCCCATTATACAAGCCGCTCGATCGCAAG GCGACGTGGAATTTCGTTACAAAATACGTGGGGTGTTCTCACTGGACCTGGAGCATCCTTCGTACTCTCCAATGCCTACGGGACGTCGACCACGTAAAACTTTCGCAGGCTGCGGATGAAGGGATGTTTAA GTATCGGAAATACACCGACTGGATGTGGCAGCCACTATTGGATAACAGGTTGTTCAATGATTTCCCCCATCGCCTTTTGGACCAGGCTCCTCGAGACATAGACGTTATTGTTGGGTTAGAATTAAACTTGAACAAGGAAAATGAACCATTCACTGACACTGCATCTAAGATATACAACACACGATAG
- a CDS encoding carbohydrate esterase family 10 protein: MVQSRSGRDHPLAKGGSLFEETPTNPPPSHTAAIFVAALALGTAAYASAGFINSGIDRLLSSPVIPIADVPSHTSNNIVNLGYASYRGLRNETVPSVVSWLGVPYAQPPRRFRAAQPLDETPREHNLKDLVRYPPFCVQGWAPWAGAEDRGGAGSEDCLFLNIYAPNIATNTSSLPVLVYIHGGGYHNGNPRAWPFDNWVERSSTPFVAVSVYYRLSSLGFLAAPEGPDKGPRASLNAGLHDQRMALRFIQRHIHSFGGDPKRVTIMGQSAGAGSVGSHIVAQNENPDEQLFHRAILQSWYRAPLLNPAGRKTVWNYLINRVGCSHWSWGLSRTLQCLREVDHVKLIQAADEGMAKHPTHDSVLSHATFSELAKATYPKLSSADIRMLENTYSQTDIAPEDIPEVAMSEAMFRCSSHFIGNKQGPRVYAYRFDEPDPVNYERAGHSADNYIMFEGTRTGSNGSVTFNPLTPSQRVLSDELISYFVKFAATGNPNAPHSMTDNVQATLAHASDAQEHISPIWPTYDTGKRIVFRAPEGGTGTSRGVPGATHIEEFDENEIERCKVWESLTEAIQI, encoded by the exons ATGGTCCAGTCCCGCTCAGGCCGTGATCACCCACTTGCAAAGGGCGGCTCATTATTCGAAGAAACACCGACCAATCCTCCTCCATCGCATACAGCGGCTATTTTTGTAGCCGCCCTCGCTCTTGGTACCGCAGCATACGCCAGCGCAGGCTTCATTAACTCTGGAATCGACAGACTACTGAGCTCTCCTGTAATACCAATCGCAGATGTACCGTCACATACTTCGAACAATATCGTAAACTTGGGATATGCATCTTATCGTGGTCTAAGAAACGAAACTGTCCCTAGCGTTGTTTCCTGGCTAGGAGTTCCCTACGCCCAACCCCCCCGTCGGTTCAGGGCTGCGCAACCGTTGGACGAGACTCCGCGTGAGCACAATTTGAAGGACTTGGTTCGATACCCACCCTTTTGTGTGCAAGGATGGGCTCCATGGGCAGGTG CGGAAGATCGCGGGGGTGCAGGATCTGAGGATTGCTTGTTCTTGAATATTTATGCCCCAAACATCGCGACCAATACGAGTTCACTTCCGGTTTTGGTGTACATACATGGAGGAGGATATCA TAATGGAAACCCACGTGCTTG GCCATTCGATAATTGGGTTGAACGTTCCTCGACTCCGTTTGTAGCGGTAAGCGTTTACTACCGCCTCTCATCACTTGGATTCTTGGCAGCACCCGAAGGACCAGATAAGGG ACCCCGAGCTTCTCTGAACGCTGGATTACACGACCAAAGAATGGCTCTTCGTTTTATCCAGCGACATATTCACTCATTTGGTGGGGATCCCAAGAGAGTTACCATTATGGGCCAAAGCGCCGGAGCTGGGAGCGTAGGGTCCCATATTGTTG CGCAAAATGAGAACCCGGATGAGCAACTCTTCCATCGTGCTATTCTACAGAGCTGGTACCGTGCACCTCTCTTGAATCCGGCCGGGCGTAAA ACCGTATGGAATTATCTGATCAACCGAGTTGGATGCTCTCATTGGTCATGGGGCTTATCTCGCACACTTCAATGCCTTCGCGAGGTTGATCATGTGAAGCTCATTCAAGCTGCCGACGAAGGGATGGCCAA ACATCCTACTCACGACAGCGTCCTCAGCCATGCAACCTTCTCTGAGCTAGCAAAAGCGACGTACCCAAAGCTGTCTTCCGCCGATATTCGTATGCTGGAGAATACATACAGTCAAACAGACATCGCTCCGGAAGATATTCCAGAGGTGGCAATGTCAGAGGCTATGTTCCGATGCAGT TCACATTTTATTGGAAACAAGCAAGGCCCacgagtatatgcgtatcgATTTGACGAACCAGATCCGGTAAATTATGAACGCGCAGGTCATTCTGCAGATAACTACATAATGTTCGAAGGAACGAG AACTGG GTCTAACGGGAGCGTCACATTCAACCCTCTTACACCATCTCAGCGAGTGCTGTCTGATGAATTAATATCTTACTTTGTAAAATTTGCAGCGACTGGCAATCCCAACGCACCACATTCAATGACTGACAACGTGCAAGCGACCTTGGCACACGCATCAGACGCACAAGAGCATATATCCCCTATTTGGCCGACGTACGATACTGGGAAACGAATCGTTTTTCGTGCTCCTGAAGGTGGAACGGGAACGAGCAGAGGTGTTCCCGGAGCTACCCATATTGAAGAGTTTGATGAGAACGAGATTGAGAGGTGCAAAGTTTGGGAGAGCCTGACAGAGGCTATTCAGATTTAA
- a CDS encoding Triose-phosphate Transporter family has translation MGRHLSSHSLSRNHTCAPLSAPGRSEIWSLPTPPPSLSELSVLACTDSPPPKTSQLGGGRSEHITNERSDQYLSIDQSLPNSLLPLSYTPSHRPNSGLRREAWPVPWFVSVTSFRRVPVQSFQSLAAGITRSRITGLGANVGIWLALYLACNLALTLHNKYLLNDFPFPWLLTALHAFCAALGSWICVWQGLFEPAPLNHPTTPLLALFSVLYSANIAASNASLQLVSIATHQVVRAATPLFVIGFAWIDQFRTYGDYSYTRAGLALTLLGTALAALKTMLASRVVQARIQTSYTPHGDTSTPVSPKSVHPARAHSRRASIKRVVDQNYAPVDGPSGSNHLPTAATATATAPALHPLDVLLRLSPLACIQCLVIAFLTGETRHWSSNMDLTVTRWRTLALNGVLAFLLNYVSFVTSRKAGPLSMTVAANVKQHPKCDALVGIALTLGGGLWYGYLEVKEKSQAAAKELDEKALV, from the exons ATGGGCCGTCATCTATCTAG TCATAGTCTCTCGAGAAACCATACGTGCGCCCCACTATCTGCCCCTGGACGCTCTGAAATATGGTCTCTCCCAACGCCTCCCCCATCCCTGTCTGAGCTCTCCGTTCTCGCATGTACCGATTCTCCTCCACCGAAGACATCCCAACTCGGCGGAGGCCGGTCTGAGCACATCACCAACGAGAGATCAGATCAGTACTTATCAATAGATCAATCTCTTCCTAATAGTCTATTGCCCCTGTCGTATACTCCTTCGCACCGTCCCAATTCCGGGTTGCGTCGTGAAGCCTGGCCGGTGCCTTGGTTTGTCTCCGTTACATCATTTCGGAGAGTGCCTGTACAATCGTTCCAATCACTTGCCGCCGGTATTACCCGCTCGCGCATCACTGGTCTCGGAGCAAATGTTGGAATATGGCTCGCACTTTATCTTGCATGCAATCTGGCACTTACCCTGCATAACAAGTATCTTCTGAATGACTTTCCTTTCCCTTGGCTCCTTACGGCACTTCACGCGTTCTGTGCTGCCCTTGGCAGCTGGATATGTGTGTGGCAAGGTCTATTC GAACCAGCTCCTCTGAACCACCCCACGACTCCGCTCCTGGCTCTGTTTAGCGTATTGTATAGTGCGAACATCGCGGCATCTAATGCATCACTTCAGCTCGTGAGCATTGCTACCCACCAAGTGGTACGCGCCGCGACCCCGTTGTTTGTCATTGGCTTCGCATGGATCGACCAATTCCG AACATATGGAGATTATTCTTACACTCGCGCTGGACTCGCACTTACCCTCCTTGGAACTGCTCTCGCTGCTCTCAAAACAATGTTGGCTAGCCGCGTCGTTCAGGCCAGAATCCAGACCTCATATACACCACATGGTGACACATCAACCCCTGTATCACCCAAGTCTGTCCACCCGGCCCGAGCCCATTCTCGACGTGCCTCAATAAAGCGCGTGGTTGATCAAAACTACGCTCCAGTTGACGGACCGTCCGGATCTAACCATTTGCCGACTGCGGCTACGGCTACGGCTACGGCTCCGGCGCTACACCCTTTGGACGTTCTACTCCGTTTGTCCCCTCTGGCATGCATCCAATGTCTGGTCATAGCATTCCTCACTGGAGAAACCCGCCATTGGTCCAGTAACATGGATTTAACTGTCACCAGATGGCGCACACTTGCCTTGAACGGAGTATTAGCGTTTCTTCTAAACTATGTGAGCTTTGTTACGAGTCGTAAGGCAGGGCCGTTGAGCATGACTGTTGCTG CCAACGTGAAACAG CACCCCAAGTGTGACGCACTCGTGGGTATCGCGTTAACACTCGGTGGGGGATTATGGTACGGATACCTGGAAGTCAAAGAGAAGAGCCAGGCGGCGGCTAAAGAGTTGGATGAGAAGGCACTTGTTTGA